A segment of the Leptolyngbya sp. CCY15150 genome:
CCAAAACGTCCATCAGGGGCACCTGCTGAAATCCATCGGCTGGGCCCCGAAAGTTGGCCATAATTTGATAGCCTCGGGTATCAACCCGCACATAGCCACCATCATTGGGCTGCAGGGCGCTAAATTCTGCATCTCCCAACTGCAGATATCCTGAGGACGACGTGCTGGGACGAATGTCCTCAGTCTCTAGATACCGTTGCGCTAAAAGCAGGGAAAAGCTGGTGACAAAACGCCGGTTACCATCCGGGTCATCCATCCACCAATACAGGAGCGATCGCCGCACCCGCCCATCACCATCGGTGAGAATGTTATTAAACCCTATTTGGTCAGCATTCTGCAGGATGCTGGGCGCACGAACGCCAGTGCTATAGGCATCCGGTAGTTTCTCAATGCCGATGAGGTTGGGGGTGGATTGAAAAACATCGAGGAGGCGATCATGCCCCGGATCCACCGGCAAGTCTCGGTAGATATCAAGCCCGATTAACCGAGGCTCATAGGCCGACAGGCGTTCAATCAACTCCGCCATATCGCCATCGGTGATCGGCCAACTGCCTAGGGCATTGATGTCGCTATCATCGACCGTGACAATCACAATCCGATCGTCTTGGGGTTCGGGAGGACGCAGGCGAAACAGTTGGTCGTAAGCGGATAGTTCTGCCATCCGCAGCAGGCCAAGCATACGCAGTAAAACGACGACGCCCGTGGTGCCAAACGCTGTCAACCAGACCCGACGATTGCCCCAGAAGCCGCGTTTTAGCCGCTGAGCCTTGGTGACCCAGCTTTTAATACTCATTCGAGACTGTGGCGATGACAGAATCCTACCCTCCTGTGGCAGACGATAGACCAGGCCTTTGGAGCGATCGCGCCCGTCTAGTCTAAGAATTGTTTGACGTCATGTTTCTATCTCTCAACATACCCAGTTTTAGCGATAAATAACGACAGGCCAGTGATCCGTAATTTCACGGGTCTTGTGAACCCTACGAATGTTGTGTAGATGCCTGGGTTGACAAGCTTCTCGATAGGCTGATGACGGTTTTATCGACGGCTGAGATGTAGACGCCCTAGGGCTGAGATATAGACGCCTTGGGGTTGTGATAAGTTGCCGAGTGGAATGAGCGATCGCCCTTTGTGAACAGTCAGAACCGTCAGGATAGTGATATATATGTGAACTCAAGCAGGTGCGTTCCCGAGACCTGCTTTTTGAGTGACTGGGTTGACGTGACTAGGTTTGGATGACTGGAGGAGTGAAGGCATGGCCGACCACGTTTTGAAGGCAACTTGTGACACGGTTCACCTCGGTGGATTTTCGTCGCAGTTGCCCGCTGCCCTGACCGTTGAGTCGGGCGATCGCATTCATGTTGAAACGCTCACGGGATTTGCGGTTTGTCCCCAAGCGCCCCCCGCCTTTCTCACCCCCGAACTCCTAGACATTTACCATCGCCTGCCCGAGTCTCGTAAGGTGGGCCCCGGGCCCCATTTGCTAACGGGGCCAATCCATGTGCGGGGAGCGGAGCCGGGAGATGTGCTAGAGGTGCGGCTGGAGGCGATCGCCCCCCGAGTTCCCATGGGGTTTAACGTCATCCGGCCCGGCTGGGGAGCCTTGCCCAAGCGGTTTGACCAACCAGCTCTGCGCTTCATTCCCCTGGATTTAGAGAACAACGTAGCGGACTTTTTGCCGAACATCCAGATTCCCCTCACCCCCTTCTTCGGTATCTTGGGCGTCGCCACAGATGAAGTGACCCGCAACTCTGTCCCGCCGGGCATCTACGGCGGTAATATCGACAACCGTCACCTACAGGCTGGCTCCAGTCTCTTTCTGCCGGTCTTTTTGCCCGAAGCTCGTCTATCCATTGGCGATGGTCACTCGGCCCAGGGTGATGGAGAAGTGAACGTGACGGCGATCGAAACCTCCATGAACGGCACCATCACGGTGATCCTCCATAAACGCATGTCCCTGGATGCACCCCTTGGTGAAACCCCCACCCATTGGATTACCATGGGCTTCGCCGAAACCCTCGATGCCGCGTTTGAGCAAGCCCTGCAGCGGATGATTGCTCTTTTAGAACAGCGCTGGGGTCTGGCGGCAGAAGATGCCTACGTTCTATGCAGTCTCGCCGCCCATTTCCATATCACCCAAGTTGTGAACCAGCCCCACAAAGGCGTTCACGGTCTCTTGCCCAAATCTATCTTGCCCCAGGAACAGCTATGACCTCAATGGATCTTTTTGGACTAGCGGCCGGTGGGCTGCTGTCGGGTATTTTGGCCGGGTTCCTAGGCATCGGCGGCGGCACTATTTTGGTTCCCATTCTCGTCGCGTTGGGCTACATCCCGGTGCAGGCGGTGGCCACCAGCAGTTGGGCGATCGTGATCACCTCTCTATCTGGCAGTTGGCAAAACTGGCGCATGGGGTATCTGGATCTATCGCGGGTGATGTTTTTGGGGATCCCAGCCCTGATCACCGCGCAATTAGGGGTGCTGGTGGCAGGGGCGCTGCCAGGGAAAATTTTGCTGATTGCCTTCGGCATCTTCCTCATGGTCAATGTCTTTTTGGTGGAGGTTCGCAAACAAATTGTTTTGCGAGCGAAGCGCCTAGAAGGACTAGAGGAGGGCGATCGCTCCCTGCCTGAAGTAGAGAAATCCACCTGGTCGCCGGTCACCTCCCGCGTGATCACTGGCGGTCTGGCCGGATTCATGGCCGGCATTTTTGGCATCGGCGGCGGCGTGATCATGGTGCCGCTGCAAATCCTGTTGCTTAAGGAGCCGATTAAACTGGCCATTCAAACCAGTTTGGGCGTGATTGTGATGACAGCCCTATCGTCCACCGCCGGTCACGCCATTCAGGGCAATGTTCTATGGCTGCCGGGGTTGATTTTGGGACTGGGTGGCCTGTTGGGCGTTCAAGTCAGCACCCGTATCTTGCCTAAACTTCCCGAGCAGGTGGTGAGTCTGCTGTTTCGTTCCATGCTGTTTGTGCTAGCCCTCTATATTTTCTGGCAAGCCGCCAATCCCCAAACCTAGGGGGCGATCGCCCTTCCCTATTCATCCCGATCGGATCGAATCATGGAAAATGGGACAAGCCTAAACCAATCGATCTTCCCCTCAACAGGATCCTGGGTCTGAACGTGGCTACCGCTAGGGCGCAGGCAGAATGCCAGACTAGTACTCTGGGGCGGAAGTAACCCGCCTACTGACGAAGACGGAAACCCTTGTGTGTCCTGGATTCCTTTTCGTTTTTCTGTCTTCGTTCTTCTGTCTTGCGATACTAGAGTTCCACAATCACCGGTGCATGGTCGCTAGGTTTTTCCAGCTTGCGGGGCTCCACGTCGATCACGCAGCTTTTGACCCGCTTCAGCAAGCTGGGGGATAGGTAATGGTGATCGATGCGCCACCCGCGATTGCGGCGGAAGGCGGCGGTGCGGTAGTCCCACCAGCTAAAGTGACCACCTTCGTCGGTGAGGTGGCGGAAGGCATCGCTGAGCCCTAGGTCTAGCACAGATTGCAGGGCGGCTCGCTCCACGTCCGAGGACATAATGTGGGTCTCGCGCTTGCTGGGGTCATGAATGTCTTTGTCCTCTAGGGCGATATTGAAATCGCCGCAAACGCTGAGGGCATCAGGATTCTGGCCTGCTAAATAGGCCCTGAGGTAATCCTGCAAAACGGCTAACCAGCGCAGCTTATAGTCATACTTATCGCTACCGATCGCTGATCCGTTGGGCACATAGAGATTCACAATGCGGATGCCCTCAGCCACGCCGCTGATCACCCGTTTTTGCTCATCCATCGCCGCCACGCCGTCTCCCAGCACTGCCGCAAAGCCAATCTGCACATCCTCTAAGGGCGATCGGCTAAGCATGGCTACGCCGTTATAGGACTTTTGTCCTGAAATATAGAGGTGATAGCCCAGATCTTCTAAGGGCGATCGCGGAAAATCGGCATCCACCACCTTGGTTTCCTGGAGACACAGCACATCGACAGAATTAGCCTGCAGCCATTGGGTGACGTGGTCGAGGCGAGAGCGAATGGAGTTAACGTTCCAAGTGGCAATTTTCATCAGAGTTTCAGCGTTGACAATAAACCCGTGCGCCTTCCATTAGAGCAGGAAGCGAGGGGGCGCGAGCCAAAAAAGTTGACTTTGCCCAATGGGGTCGCCGCCGTCGGGGAGCTGGATGCCCATGATGCTAGCTTTTTTGACCACCAAACTCTGCTTGGGCTCACCCCAGACCAGGCTCTCAACCCATTCACCCAAATCTGGCTCATGGCCCACCAGCGCCAAGGATTGGGCCGGACAATGCTCTAGCCAAACTAAGGCATCTTGAATGCGGCCGCCGGGGGAGAGAAAGGGCAAGACTTCGAGGCGATCGCTCATGCCGGCCGCTTTGAGAATTTCCGCCGTTTGCCTTGCCCGCAGCAAGGGACTGGTGAGAATGCGATCCACGGTGACCCCTAGGGAAACTAGGCGCTGGGCAATGTTTTCCGTTTTTTGGTTGCCTGCCTCGCTTAGGGGGCGATCGCTATCCTGGGCATAGAGGGAGCGATCGGCGGCGATCCCATGACGAATGAAATAAAGGATATGGGGCATGGACTTAACCTGTGGGTTGGAAAACCGACATTTTGCAACAACTCTTAACGGAAAGGGGTATGCCCTCAGGGGCCAGGCTTGGTAGACTGTAATGCATATAATCTGAGGCGTTCACGCTTGTTTTGGCTGAGTGCAAATCCGATGCATTCCAGAGGGATCGTTCATTCTGCGTCAATATTGTCTCAGAATTGATGCGATCGCAGCCCGCGTCTTGGCAAATTTGTTCATAAGCAACTGTATTTGAGGGTTCATGGTAGATTCTCTGAAAAAGCCAGAATTTCAAGAAATTCGCCCGGGGGTCAAGGCTCCAGCCAAAGAAACCATCCTGACACCCCGTTTTTACACGACAGATTTTGATGAGATGGCAGCGATGGACATCTCCGTCAATGAAGACGAGCTGCAAGCCATCATTGCCGAGTTCCGCGCCGACTATAACCGTCACCACTTTGTGCGCGACGACGAATTTGAGCAGTCTTGGGAGCACATTGACGGCGAAACTCGTCAAATGTTTGTGGAGTTTCTAGAGCGCTCCTGCACGGCTGAGTTTTCTGGGTTCTTGCTCTACAAAGAACTATCCCGCAAGCTCAAGGGCAAGAATCCTGTCTTGGCAGAAGGGTTTGAGCTCATGTCTCGGGACGAGGCTCGTCATGCTGGCTTCCTCAACAAAGCCATGTCAGACTTTAACCTGTCCCTCGACCTAGGTTTCCTTACCCAGCATCGCAAATATACCTTCTTCAAGCCCAAGTTCATCTTCTATGCGACCTATCTCTCTGAGAAGATCGGCTACTGGCGCTACATCACCATTTATCGCCATCTAGAGTCGCATCCCGAAGATCGCATCTACCCCATTTTCCGGTTCTTTGAGAACTGGTGTCAGGATGAAAACCGTCATGGTGACTTCTTTGATGCCGTGATGCGCGCTCAGCCCAGCATCCTCAACGACTGGAAAGCGCGGTTGTGGTGCCGTTTCTTCCTCTTGTCTGTGTTCGCGACGATGTTCCTCAACGACATTCAGCGGTCGGGCTTCTATGCGTCCCTCGGCTTGGATGCAAGGGAGTATGACATCCACGTGATTCGTAAGACCAACGAGACCGCAGGGCGGGTGTTCCCGGTGATCCTCAATGTGGATCATCCTGAGTTCTTTGCAGCCTTGGATCAATGTACTCGCAATAACGAAAAACTGTCGGCGATCGTAGCATCGAAGACACCTAAGGTTTTGCAGTTTTTCCAAAAGCTGCCCTTCTATGCCTCTACCACATGGCAGCTAGTGCGCCTCTACTTCATGAAGCCTCTGCGCATTGATGAAGTGCAGCCAGCGGTGCGTTAATAGCTTGATGTAGTGCCCTAGTGCCTCTAACGTAATAGCGGTTCTGGTTAATTCAGAGCCGCTTTTTTATGGTCTGGAGGGCGATCGCTCGCGGGTTTCCCGGATCGTAAGACTTGGTATGAGCCGACCACAATGGAGATCTCTATGCTCAATGGCGCGATGCGCAAATGGCAACCTTGGTTATGGACAGCATGGCTGCTGGGTTTTGTCGGGCTTAGCGGTCTACTATCTGGGAGGGCGATCGCCCAGGGATCTCTTGATAGTGCCGAAGATCTGGATTTAGATCCGATCATCCTAGAGGAAAGTCCTGTCCTGCAGCGCTGGCTAGATGAGGTGCCCGACCTAGCCGAGGATATTCGCCATGATCCCAGCTTTCGGCCGCGCCTGCGGGTTGGCTATGCACAATGGCTTTCAGATCCCGACGCCAGCGGCTTCTATCTAGGCGTCGAAGATGTTTTGATTCAGCCTCGGGGGCTCACCCTCAGCGCCGACTACCAAGGCAGTTTTGAGGGCGATCGCCAAGCCTATGGGCTAGACCTACGCTATTACCTGCGTCCTCTGGGTAGCTATGTGAATGTTGCGCCGGTGGTGGGTTATCGATCGGTGGAACGGGAGGGCGATCGCCGCCATGGCCCCCACGTCGGTCTGCGCGTCTTACTGGCTCTATCGCGCACCGGTGCCGCCGATCTTGCCCTCAGCCAAACCTGGGTGAATCCGGGTGGCAGCCAAGAGGTGAGCCTCACCACCCTATCGGCAGGCTATGCCGTTACGTCTGATCTTCGCATCTCGACCGATCTACAGTGGCAGCGGGCTAGACAGAGCGATCGGCGTGTGGGCATCGGTCTGGAATGGATGTTTTAGGACTATATCAGTGGGTTGAAGTCTTGAGCCTAATTGCGTTGTCTAATTTTTTACCTGATCTTTTGATTACCTAGATTGTCGCTATGCCCAACTATTCAGCGCTACATATTTGCTTACCCAGCTACGATAACTTAGGCGATCGCTTGGGCATGGATGCGATGATTCCGTTATTTGCGGAGCATCAACTGCATCTAACGGTAGATCTGGTTGACATCAGGGCGTTAGTCGATCAAAAAACTACTCTAGATAGTCAACTCGATCGCATCAATCAAACCTATGATCTGGTGATTATTGGAGCAGGCGGCTATCTGCATCCGCTGCATCTGCTACCACGAATTTTTTCCCAGATAGAAAGCTGGGGTAAGCTAACCATTCCGCTGGTCTTATTCGGGTTTGGAGTTGTTAATCTCCATGAACACAACAACTATCCTACTCGGTTTTCCTTACTGTCGCCCTATGAACCCAATCATCTCACGGCTGCCCTGAAGGCGGCCACGGCGGTCTCAGTACGGGATGTGCGATCGTGGTTTGTAGCCAGACGCTTGCTGCAGCGGGATGCCCATAAGGTATTTCTCACCGGATGCCCCACCGTATTTTTGGCAGGACGTTTGCAGCACCAAGTAGAGCTAACCCATGAAATTGGTCTGAACCTACCGTTTCGCCATGCGGCCTGTCAGCATTACCATGATGAATTGATGTACATTGCCCGCACCCTAATTACCACCCTCCGGTTTCGCAGTGATGCTCAAAATCAAACTAAGCCCCTGAAATGGATCTGCCATTCTGAAACCGAGCGGGTCGATGCGGAACGGTTGCGCGACCATTTCCAGCACGACTTTGACATTGTCAATCCCACCACGTTTGAGGAAACGAGCCAAGCCTTTGCCTCCTGCCGCATTGCTCTGGTGACCAAGGGGCACGCTGGTATTTTTTGCCTAGCAAACCGGGTTCCCTTTGCCTTTCTGAGCTACGATATTAAATGTGATGCTTTAGTCGAAGCTTTGTGGGATCATCCGCCAGATTTACTGCTCTATATTCACCAACTCAAGGAGTTGGATATTGATCAAGCGTTACAGTCCTTACTCAATCGAGTTTTACGGTTGTCACCCGATCTCAAATTCGCCTCTGACAACCTTCTAGATCATGGTTCACGGGAGTTGGAAGATTTCTTCCATGCGATCAAAGCCCGTATGAGATGATGATTTAGGTCAGGAAGCC
Coding sequences within it:
- a CDS encoding acetamidase/formamidase family protein, translating into MADHVLKATCDTVHLGGFSSQLPAALTVESGDRIHVETLTGFAVCPQAPPAFLTPELLDIYHRLPESRKVGPGPHLLTGPIHVRGAEPGDVLEVRLEAIAPRVPMGFNVIRPGWGALPKRFDQPALRFIPLDLENNVADFLPNIQIPLTPFFGILGVATDEVTRNSVPPGIYGGNIDNRHLQAGSSLFLPVFLPEARLSIGDGHSAQGDGEVNVTAIETSMNGTITVILHKRMSLDAPLGETPTHWITMGFAETLDAAFEQALQRMIALLEQRWGLAAEDAYVLCSLAAHFHITQVVNQPHKGVHGLLPKSILPQEQL
- a CDS encoding sulfite exporter TauE/SafE family protein, translating into MTSMDLFGLAAGGLLSGILAGFLGIGGGTILVPILVALGYIPVQAVATSSWAIVITSLSGSWQNWRMGYLDLSRVMFLGIPALITAQLGVLVAGALPGKILLIAFGIFLMVNVFLVEVRKQIVLRAKRLEGLEEGDRSLPEVEKSTWSPVTSRVITGGLAGFMAGIFGIGGGVIMVPLQILLLKEPIKLAIQTSLGVIVMTALSSTAGHAIQGNVLWLPGLILGLGGLLGVQVSTRILPKLPEQVVSLLFRSMLFVLALYIFWQAANPQT
- the xth gene encoding exodeoxyribonuclease III codes for the protein MKIATWNVNSIRSRLDHVTQWLQANSVDVLCLQETKVVDADFPRSPLEDLGYHLYISGQKSYNGVAMLSRSPLEDVQIGFAAVLGDGVAAMDEQKRVISGVAEGIRIVNLYVPNGSAIGSDKYDYKLRWLAVLQDYLRAYLAGQNPDALSVCGDFNIALEDKDIHDPSKRETHIMSSDVERAALQSVLDLGLSDAFRHLTDEGGHFSWWDYRTAAFRRNRGWRIDHHYLSPSLLKRVKSCVIDVEPRKLEKPSDHAPVIVEL
- the sixA gene encoding phosphohistidine phosphatase SixA, with translation MPHILYFIRHGIAADRSLYAQDSDRPLSEAGNQKTENIAQRLVSLGVTVDRILTSPLLRARQTAEILKAAGMSDRLEVLPFLSPGGRIQDALVWLEHCPAQSLALVGHEPDLGEWVESLVWGEPKQSLVVKKASIMGIQLPDGGDPIGQSQLFWLAPPRFLL
- the acsF gene encoding magnesium-protoporphyrin IX monomethyl ester (oxidative) cyclase yields the protein MVDSLKKPEFQEIRPGVKAPAKETILTPRFYTTDFDEMAAMDISVNEDELQAIIAEFRADYNRHHFVRDDEFEQSWEHIDGETRQMFVEFLERSCTAEFSGFLLYKELSRKLKGKNPVLAEGFELMSRDEARHAGFLNKAMSDFNLSLDLGFLTQHRKYTFFKPKFIFYATYLSEKIGYWRYITIYRHLESHPEDRIYPIFRFFENWCQDENRHGDFFDAVMRAQPSILNDWKARLWCRFFLLSVFATMFLNDIQRSGFYASLGLDAREYDIHVIRKTNETAGRVFPVILNVDHPEFFAALDQCTRNNEKLSAIVASKTPKVLQFFQKLPFYASTTWQLVRLYFMKPLRIDEVQPAVR
- a CDS encoding polysaccharide pyruvyl transferase family protein — translated: MPNYSALHICLPSYDNLGDRLGMDAMIPLFAEHQLHLTVDLVDIRALVDQKTTLDSQLDRINQTYDLVIIGAGGYLHPLHLLPRIFSQIESWGKLTIPLVLFGFGVVNLHEHNNYPTRFSLLSPYEPNHLTAALKAATAVSVRDVRSWFVARRLLQRDAHKVFLTGCPTVFLAGRLQHQVELTHEIGLNLPFRHAACQHYHDELMYIARTLITTLRFRSDAQNQTKPLKWICHSETERVDAERLRDHFQHDFDIVNPTTFEETSQAFASCRIALVTKGHAGIFCLANRVPFAFLSYDIKCDALVEALWDHPPDLLLYIHQLKELDIDQALQSLLNRVLRLSPDLKFASDNLLDHGSRELEDFFHAIKARMR